The segment GAGCGGTTTTTTTACGGAAACCCAGGGGATATCACCCTCGCTCTCGCGGGGTTTGTATGAATCGACGAAGCGCTTTGAGAGTGAAGGAAAGCGTGTAATGACCTTTGCAATAAGCCTGTTCTTAACTCCGGCAAAAGTTGACATTTTATCTCCTTAATTCAGTTTTTTCCTAATGATGATTTTCGTTTTTTGTAATAAACAGGAATAAATGATATCACTACCACAAGCACGATTCCCACAATTAGTTGGACCGAGACCTTGCCTCTCAGGAGATCGAGGAGAGAGCTGCTGAAGACAATATAGGCAATAGTGGCAGGCAACATGCAGATGAAGGAGGTCATGGCATAATGAAGGAATTTTATATTCGTCAGGCCAAAGGCATAATTTAGAAGGTTAAAAGGAAAGATGGGAATCAGCCTGGTGAAGGCAACGATCTTCCAGCCCTGTCGTTCAACCTCCACATCCAATCTCTCGAGATTAGTCCCTTTAATCCTCTCAGCTACCCATTCTCTACCCAGGTACCTGGCTATGAGAAAGGCTATGGAAGCTCCGCCGGTGGCGGCAAAAATAGTATAGAGAACTCCCCGGAACGGACCGAACAAAACACCGCCTGCGATGGTGATCGGAAGTCCCGGCAGAAAAAGTGAGGGACCTATCAGATAGATTAATATATAAACAATCGGTCCCCATGGACCAAGTCCTCCTATCCAGGACTGAAGTCTATCCTTGTCAAGGTAATCCTGAAGTCCTGTAAATTTAACGGTTAGTATTATCACTGCAAGCAATACTGCAAAGATGATTAACTTGACAATCCCGCTGATATTACGGGTCTTTTCCCGGGCATTCTCTCTCATCTATCTCCCAACCGATTCAATAGGGTTCCTTATATATTACGATATATTACTCAATAGGAATTCTTAAAACTACTCACAATCGTATCTAAATCAATCCCCTCCCATCAAAAGAGGGGAGACTTTAAAGGTTTTTAACCAAACAAACCAAATCAACCAAAAAGACGAGATCAACAAGATATCCCATCCCGAAATATCGGGATGGCGGGGAGGTTCATTCCTCCGGATTCAGAAGACCGCTAACGACGCCCTTTACTTTCTTATCCAACATCGTTTTTTGAGACTGCATAAGTTTTCCAACAGGCGTTGCGCAGGAATGCACCAATCTTTTAACAGGGAAATATGCAATAAATGCACAGGAAATAAACACGTGGAACAGCCAGAGCCCCCTGTGAATTGATGAAAACGAGAGGTCGGTTCCACGTATGAATGATGCAACAAAGTTTCCGAGGAAGGAATAGCCCATGTAAGGTTCATAGGGGAGTGCAGCAAGTCGTAGACCTTCAACAAGATAGCCGGTAAAGGCAACAATGAAAAGAAAAGCCGCAGTAGGGGTATCGGTATATATCTTCTGCGTAGTCCTTCTAACACGAAGGCCCCAGAGCAAAGCAACGGCGGTACCGGTTAAGATCATCAGGCCGAAAAAGTCGAGAAAGAAATCAAAGCCGACTCTGACAGCGCTATCCTTAGGCAGGGGCGGCCATCCGAAGATAGGGAGATATTTCGTTATGACAGCGAATGCAAAATCCACAAGCCAAAGCGATACAAATCCCCAGAAAATAAGAACGTGTCTTAACCAGCGGATATGGCTTTCCCGTCGTAACTGTTTTTGTAAAATAACCTCCTCCCAGAGGTTTTTCAAAAAAGAACGCGGTTCCCTGTCCTCCCGTTTTATAAATCTCTCCCAGCGCTTAAATGTCTCGACGTTTCCCTGTATGATCTTCCTGTACATCCCGGCAAGAAAGATGAGACATGCAACCAAGACCAGGGGCCAGAAGAGTATCCAGTGAGGCGACAGCCGGTCCATGGCAACATATCTGATATATGAACCACTTAAGAGGAGCAGACCGGAAAAAGAGGTAATCAATCCTGCAGTAAGTATATAACGGAAGACCTGTAAAATATACCCGGAGTTCATCTCTTTTGAAAAAATACAGGAACTCAACCACAAAAGAGAGACTGCAATAAGGGCAGACCCTCCAAAGAAAGGCACTATGCCCCACTTAAGAGAAATAATGCCGGAACCGGAAAGGGGTACCAGTAGAATTGACAGGAGCACGGAACCTATTATGTAATAATTTCTTCTTTGCTGCATCATTCCTCCCGGAAGATGTTCCACAAAAATTACACCGTGATCTATTTCACAATAATAAGTGAAGGCTCCGTCTCTCCACCCATGAGTCTCTTTGC is part of the bacterium BMS3Abin08 genome and harbors:
- the ydjZ gene encoding TVP38/TMEM64 family inner membrane protein YdjZ, whose translation is MRENAREKTRNISGIVKLIIFAVLLAVIILTVKFTGLQDYLDKDRLQSWIGGLGPWGPIVYILIYLIGPSLFLPGLPITIAGGVLFGPFRGVLYTIFAATGGASIAFLIARYLGREWVAERIKGTNLERLDVEVERQGWKIVAFTRLIPIFPFNLLNYAFGLTNIKFLHYAMTSFICMLPATIAYIVFSSSLLDLLRGKVSVQLIVGIVLVVVISFIPVYYKKRKSSLGKN